Proteins encoded together in one Papaver somniferum cultivar HN1 unplaced genomic scaffold, ASM357369v1 unplaced-scaffold_21, whole genome shotgun sequence window:
- the LOC113339826 gene encoding probable ribose-5-phosphate isomerase 2, with protein MASAISPPHQQQHPHLLRPSPPPPETTTSMIEPPPISSSETSTPHHLTQDELKKMAAYKAVELVKSGMILGLGTGSTSYYAVNRIGELLKNGTLKNIIGIPTSLKTKQQAISLGIPISDLDSYPVLDLSIDGADEVDPGLNLVKGRGGSLLREKMIEGASKKLVVIVDETKLVDKLGSSTGLAMPVEVVPFCWGYTAECLKRLFNGCEVKLRIGGDGKPFKTDNENYIVEMYFGEDIGDLNVASDKMHRIVGVVEHGMFIDMATTVIVAGERGITVKHKAS; from the coding sequence ATGGCGTCTGCAATCTCCCCTccacatcaacaacaacacccaCACCTCCTCCGCCCCTCACCACCACCCCCAGAAACCACCACCTCCATGATAGAACCACcaccaatttcatcatcagaaacaTCAACACCCCACCATCTAACTCAAGACGAATTGAAAAAAATGGCAGCATACAAAGCAGTAGAGCTAGTCAAATCAGGTATGATTCTCGGCTTAGGCACCGGCTCAACCTCATACTACGCCGTCAACCGTATCGGAGAGCTTCTAAAAAACGGCACATTGAAGAACATCATCGGAATCCCAACCTCATTGAAAACCAAACAACAAGCTATTTCATTAGGTATTCCGATTTCCGATTTGGATTCTTACCCGGTTCTTGATTTATCGATTGACGGCGCCGATGAAGTTGATCCGGGGCTCAATCTCGTCAAAGGGAGAGGTGGGTCGTTGCTCCGGGAGAAAATGATTGAAGGGGCGTCCAAGAAATTGGTTGTGATTGTTGATGAGACTAAGTTGGTTGACAAATTGGGGTCTAGTACAGGATTGGCGATGCCGGTGGAGGTTGTGCCGTTCTGTTGGGGGTACACGGCGGAGTGTTTGAAGAGGTTGTTTAATGGGTGTGAGGTGAAATTGAGGATTGGGGGTGATGGGAAACCGTTTAAGACGGATAATGAGAATTATATTGTGGAAATGTATTTTGGGGAAGATATTGGGGATTTGAATGTTGCTAGTGATAAGATGCACAGGATTGTGGGAGTTGTGGAGCATGGGATGTTTATTGATATGGCGACGACTGTTATTGTTGCCGGGGAGCGCGGAATTACTGTCAAGCATAAAGCTTCTTGA
- the LOC113339824 gene encoding RING-H2 finger protein ATL3-like: MDGYNRSFKDNSMGKSQIVDVSSKVMLASIIILFLIIVLVIILHFYAKWYWRRRIGNQNGGTMRRRFVFTTSQDQNVTFRQGLAASVMKALPIVTFSSSEFKDGLECAVCLSEVEEGEKARVLPKCNHGFHVDCIDMWFQSHSTCPLCRNPVSVESSSSSPVDSSDLESQSSPVNSGNNNNNNGLLSVEAAPSYPTNVMFWGNQNRASTRDSGEEETSSSSSSTESSSPSLRPDRPLVIDIPDRLSHGFSFSSPPTTPSSAGRRVSEDDMKSPVSSRFKSLCKLLSREKRVVPSSPSVDIEQGEVVGSSKMSSPTGYVIGTKERPSPAEETTNI, encoded by the coding sequence ATGGACGGCTACAATCGCAGTTTCAAAGATAACTCAATGGGAAAATCTCAAATCGTGGATGTTAGTAGTAAAGTGATGCTGGCATCCATTATCATACTTTTCCTGATCATAGTACTAGTTATAATTCTTCATTTCTATGCCAAATGGTATTGGAGACGGCGAATCGGAAACCAAAACGGTGGTACGATGCGGCGACGGTTCGTATTTACAACAAGTCAAGATCAGAACGTAACATTCCGGCAAGGACTTGCGGCTTCGGTTATGAAAGCACTGCCTATTGTTACGTTCAGTTCTAGTGAATTCAAAGACGGACTTGAATGTGCAGTGTGTCTTTCTGAGGTTGAAGAAGGCGAAAAAGCTCGGGTTCTGCCAAAATGCAATCATGGGTTTCATGTAGATTGTATTGATATGTGGTTTCAGTCACATTCTACTTGTCCACTTTGTAGAAATCCTGTTTCAgtagaatcatcatcatcatctccggTAGATTCAAGTGATCTAGAATCCCAGTCATCACCGGTAAATTCcgggaacaacaacaacaacaatgggtTGTTGTCAGTTGAAGCAGCTCCGAGTTATCCAACTAATGTCATGTTCTGGGGCAACCAAAATCGTGCCAGCACCAGAGACTCCGGTGAAGAAGAAACTTCATCCTCGTCATCGTCGACTGAGTCTTCTTCTCCTAGTTTAAGACCGGATAGACCGTTGGTTATTGACATACCCGACAGATTAAGTCATGGTTTTTCATTCTCTTCACCACCTACTACTCCCTCTTCAGCAGGAAGGAGAGTTTCCGAGGATGATATGAAGTCGCCGGTGAGCTCAAGGTTTAAGTCATTATGTAAACTGCTGAGCAGGGAGAAGAGAGTTGTCCCTAGTAGTCCCAGTGTTGATATTGAACAAGGAGAAGTAGTAGGGAGCTCAAAAATGTCTTCTCCGACTGGTTATGTGATTGGTACTAAGGAACGGCCGTCGCCCGCGGAGGAGACGACCAACATCTGA